In Microbacterium binotii, one DNA window encodes the following:
- a CDS encoding ABC transporter substrate-binding protein, with translation MRTTRRVLAAVLAASALVAVAGCTAGTTSAGGTRADTIIFGKSDGGTTYVRNYNVLGPATEKAPNAELIYEPLARIDYANGAVVEPWLADSLDFDESGTRLTIDIRDDVTFSDGEALTADDVAYSLSLPLERPELNLAGVTYAGVEKVDDDTVQVSFDEPSFAALNQFASSSLPMVPEHIWKDQDLTTWTNPDPVGTGPFTLDAFAPQQVTLKARDDYWGGKLPMAYMKILATSGETVKAQLLRGDVDWAPVGWPNAEEEFVAQSPETNLYQLYATGGAYSMMYNTAQAPFDDVNVRRAFAMSIPRSDITATLNRPGTEAGPTGLVDQIYSDWIAPEYQGMVQEVDASAAVEALAASGYEVVDGALVKDGETFTPRLSFNQDFGWNAYADIMINSWKKVLGVTVAPAGAPGATLYDQQKTGDFDLTIATTGGAGVYGVYSFLDSRYAEPLGTAAATNIGRWNDAETDQVLAEMTRAADEATMKDLGMQMQRIVVDEVPFSPLYNSYWFVDVNASHWKGWPTPEDFDAVPFPSLGPDTIRTLLSLTPAS, from the coding sequence ATGCGCACCACCAGACGAGTCCTCGCCGCCGTACTCGCGGCATCCGCCCTCGTCGCCGTCGCCGGCTGCACGGCCGGCACGACCTCCGCGGGCGGAACCAGAGCCGACACCATCATCTTCGGCAAGTCGGACGGCGGCACCACCTACGTCCGCAACTACAACGTCCTCGGTCCCGCGACCGAGAAGGCGCCGAATGCAGAGCTCATCTACGAGCCGCTGGCGCGCATCGACTACGCCAATGGCGCGGTGGTCGAGCCCTGGTTGGCCGACTCCCTCGACTTCGACGAGTCCGGCACCCGACTCACGATCGACATCCGCGACGACGTCACCTTCTCCGACGGCGAGGCGCTCACGGCGGATGACGTGGCCTACTCGCTCTCCCTTCCGCTCGAGCGGCCCGAGCTCAACCTCGCCGGTGTCACCTACGCAGGCGTCGAGAAGGTCGACGACGACACCGTGCAGGTCTCCTTCGACGAGCCGTCGTTCGCGGCGCTGAACCAGTTCGCCTCGAGCTCGCTTCCGATGGTGCCCGAACACATCTGGAAGGACCAGGATCTGACCACCTGGACCAACCCCGACCCGGTGGGCACGGGCCCGTTCACCCTCGATGCCTTCGCCCCGCAGCAGGTCACGCTCAAGGCGCGCGACGACTACTGGGGCGGGAAGCTCCCCATGGCGTACATGAAGATCCTCGCGACCAGCGGCGAGACCGTGAAGGCGCAGCTCCTGCGCGGTGACGTCGATTGGGCGCCGGTCGGATGGCCGAACGCGGAGGAGGAGTTCGTCGCTCAGAGCCCGGAGACGAACCTCTACCAGCTGTATGCCACCGGCGGCGCGTACTCCATGATGTACAACACCGCTCAGGCGCCGTTCGACGACGTCAACGTGCGACGCGCCTTTGCGATGTCGATTCCGCGATCGGACATCACCGCCACCCTGAACCGTCCGGGCACCGAAGCCGGTCCCACGGGTCTCGTCGACCAGATCTACTCCGACTGGATCGCTCCGGAGTATCAGGGGATGGTGCAGGAGGTCGACGCGTCCGCAGCTGTCGAGGCTCTCGCCGCCAGCGGATACGAGGTAGTCGACGGCGCACTGGTCAAGGACGGCGAGACGTTCACTCCCCGGCTCTCGTTCAACCAAGACTTCGGGTGGAACGCCTACGCCGACATCATGATCAACAGCTGGAAGAAGGTCCTCGGGGTCACCGTCGCGCCCGCGGGCGCACCGGGCGCCACCCTGTACGACCAGCAGAAGACCGGCGACTTCGATCTGACGATCGCGACGACGGGTGGAGCGGGCGTGTACGGCGTGTACAGCTTCCTCGACAGTCGCTACGCCGAGCCGCTGGGTACGGCCGCGGCAACGAACATCGGGCGCTGGAACGATGCGGAGACCGACCAGGTGCTCGCCGAGATGACGCGGGCCGCCGACGAGGCGACGATGAAGGACCTCGGGATGCAGATGCAGCGCATCGTCGTCGACGAGGTGCCGTTCTCGCCGCTGTACAACTCGTACTGGTTCGTCGACGTGAACGCCTCTCACTGGAAGGGCTGGCCGACGCCGGAGGACTTCGATGCAGTGCCCTTCCCGAGCCTCGGGCCCGACACCATCCGGACCCTCCTGTCCCTCACGCCCGCATCATGA
- a CDS encoding ABC transporter permease, giving the protein MSLAPGAVTSATVSVAQVTAKRRPRRGRGIFLLRRFGFYLAAAWAAITLNFVIPRLMPGDPSAAIIDQLERVSGQALPPATLQSIQGLFGNPQENLFEQYGAYLVQLSRFDLGVSIVNFPVPVADLVATGLPWTLLLVGTTTIAAFLLGTALGVAAGWRAGSRFDSIVTPLTTFLSSVPYFWIALLAVWYFGFILGWFPLAGGYDPNLPVGFNLPFILSALQYGALPAATIVFSAFGGWMLGMRNMTVTTVGEDYVLLAQAKGLSSSRVRWRYAARNAMLPQFTGFAMALGGVVGGALLTEIVFSYPGIGYLLFSALQKRDYPVMQGVFLLVTLTVLLANLIADSVYAWLDPRVREEK; this is encoded by the coding sequence ATGAGCCTGGCGCCAGGAGCCGTCACCTCTGCCACGGTCAGCGTGGCGCAGGTGACGGCCAAGAGGAGGCCGCGACGCGGCCGCGGGATCTTCCTGCTGCGCCGGTTCGGGTTCTATCTCGCCGCGGCGTGGGCGGCGATCACCCTCAACTTCGTCATCCCTCGACTCATGCCCGGCGACCCGTCGGCGGCGATCATCGATCAGCTGGAACGTGTGAGCGGACAGGCCCTGCCGCCGGCCACGTTGCAATCGATCCAGGGGCTGTTCGGCAACCCGCAGGAGAACCTCTTCGAGCAGTACGGGGCGTACCTCGTGCAGCTGTCGCGATTCGACCTCGGCGTCTCGATCGTCAACTTCCCCGTTCCGGTCGCGGACCTCGTGGCCACGGGGTTGCCGTGGACCCTGCTGCTGGTGGGAACGACGACGATCGCCGCGTTCCTGCTCGGCACGGCCCTCGGTGTCGCGGCCGGATGGCGGGCCGGGTCGCGGTTCGACTCGATCGTCACACCGCTCACCACCTTCTTGTCCTCCGTGCCGTACTTCTGGATCGCCCTGCTCGCGGTCTGGTACTTCGGGTTCATCCTCGGCTGGTTCCCCCTCGCGGGCGGCTACGATCCGAACCTTCCAGTCGGATTCAATCTGCCGTTCATCCTGAGCGCGCTGCAGTACGGCGCGCTGCCCGCGGCGACGATCGTCTTCTCCGCCTTCGGAGGCTGGATGCTCGGCATGCGCAACATGACGGTCACCACTGTCGGCGAGGACTACGTGCTCCTCGCTCAGGCGAAGGGCCTGTCGTCGTCCCGCGTGCGCTGGCGCTATGCGGCCCGCAACGCCATGCTGCCTCAGTTCACCGGCTTCGCGATGGCGCTGGGCGGTGTGGTCGGAGGGGCGCTGCTCACCGAGATCGTGTTCAGCTACCCCGGCATCGGCTACCTGCTCTTCTCCGCGTTGCAGAAGCGCGATTACCCCGTGATGCAGGGCGTCTTCCTCCTCGTGACACTCACGGTTCTGCTGGCGAATCTCATCGCGGACTCCGTCTACGCCTGGCTCGACCCGCGCGTGCGAGAGGAGAAGTGA
- a CDS encoding ABC transporter permease: MKYRLFANGKVTFGVVVLGFFVLLALFGQLLLDIFGLDARANDISAISQPPSPQHLLGTTQFGQDVLAQVVEGARGSMFVGFLSAAIGTLLAILVGVPSGYFRGVTGQALNFVTNLFLVMPVLPLIFVVAGYLQGTGLVMIAVIIGVFGWAGGARTLRAQAMSVSSRDFVQAMRMMGESHTRLIFTEVLPHLYGWIASMFLGGLIGGVMAEAGLAFLGVSDSSAVSWGTMIQAAQQQSAVLRGLWWWLVPPGLCIALVGTAAALINFGVDELANPKLRSASRLVAKRTARVRRAAVAVEGA; this comes from the coding sequence GTGAAGTACCGCCTCTTCGCGAACGGCAAGGTGACCTTCGGGGTCGTCGTGCTGGGGTTCTTCGTCCTGCTGGCGTTGTTCGGGCAACTGCTCCTGGACATCTTCGGGCTGGATGCGCGTGCGAACGACATCTCGGCCATCTCGCAGCCGCCGAGCCCGCAGCATCTGCTGGGCACGACGCAGTTCGGTCAGGACGTGTTGGCGCAGGTCGTCGAGGGAGCGCGCGGCTCCATGTTCGTCGGTTTCCTCTCCGCAGCGATCGGCACCCTGCTCGCCATCCTCGTGGGGGTGCCCTCCGGCTACTTCCGCGGCGTCACCGGCCAGGCCCTCAACTTCGTCACCAATCTGTTCCTCGTGATGCCCGTGCTCCCGCTGATCTTCGTGGTGGCGGGATACCTGCAGGGCACCGGTCTCGTGATGATCGCCGTCATCATCGGCGTCTTCGGCTGGGCCGGCGGTGCGAGGACGCTGCGTGCACAGGCCATGAGCGTGAGCAGCCGCGACTTCGTCCAGGCGATGCGCATGATGGGGGAATCCCACACCCGCCTCATCTTCACCGAGGTGCTTCCGCACCTGTACGGCTGGATCGCGTCGATGTTCCTCGGCGGACTCATCGGCGGAGTCATGGCCGAGGCCGGCCTCGCCTTCCTGGGAGTGTCCGACTCCTCGGCGGTCAGCTGGGGGACCATGATCCAGGCCGCCCAACAGCAGAGCGCCGTGCTCCGAGGACTCTGGTGGTGGCTCGTGCCACCGGGGCTGTGCATCGCACTGGTCGGCACGGCCGCCGCGCTGATCAACTTCGGCGTGGACGAGCTCGCCAACCCGAAGCTGCGTTCGGCATCGCGCCTCGTGGCAAAGCGCACCGCGCGCGTGCGTCGCGCAGCGGTCGCCGTGGAAGGAGCCTGA
- a CDS encoding ABC transporter ATP-binding protein produces the protein MTIAAENRAEAASVSERDDDVLLEVEQLSVEYASLGAPTRACADVTFSLRRGEILGVVGESGSGKSTLITALTRLQRPPAVTTAGRIMYHPREGGEAIDLVTLTPKRLRELRWTRLSIVLQSAMDALNPVMRLGAQFVDVLRTHDRSLSKAAAWDQARHLLSLVGISADRVRSYPHELSGGMRQRATIALALACRPELIVMDEPTTAVDVVMQRQILAQVLRLRREFGFAVVFVTHDLSLLLELADRIAVMYAGRVVELAAASEIYRSPLHPYTKGLRDSFPPLHATATRLEGIPGTPPDLRALPAGCSFAPRCPHAFDRCVRELPLPVTRGDREVACHLHDEEVPV, from the coding sequence ATGACCATTGCCGCCGAGAACCGTGCGGAGGCCGCATCCGTGTCCGAGCGCGATGACGACGTCCTGCTCGAGGTCGAGCAGCTCAGCGTGGAGTACGCGTCCCTCGGCGCTCCCACCCGCGCCTGCGCCGATGTGACGTTCTCCCTACGCCGTGGCGAGATCCTCGGTGTCGTGGGCGAGTCCGGCTCGGGGAAGTCGACCTTGATCACGGCGCTCACGCGCCTCCAGCGTCCGCCGGCCGTGACGACCGCCGGGCGCATCATGTACCACCCGCGTGAAGGCGGTGAGGCCATCGACCTCGTGACCCTCACGCCCAAGAGACTGCGGGAGCTGCGGTGGACACGACTGTCGATCGTGCTGCAGAGCGCGATGGATGCGTTGAATCCCGTCATGAGGCTGGGTGCGCAGTTCGTGGATGTGCTGCGCACCCACGACCGTTCCCTCTCGAAAGCGGCGGCTTGGGATCAGGCGCGTCATCTGCTGTCGCTGGTCGGCATCTCCGCCGACCGGGTACGCAGCTATCCGCACGAACTCTCCGGTGGGATGCGGCAGCGGGCCACCATCGCCTTGGCGCTCGCGTGCCGTCCCGAGCTCATCGTGATGGATGAGCCGACGACGGCCGTGGATGTCGTGATGCAGCGGCAGATCCTGGCGCAGGTGCTGCGCCTGCGCCGGGAGTTCGGCTTCGCGGTGGTGTTCGTCACCCACGATCTGTCGTTGCTGCTCGAGCTCGCGGATCGCATCGCCGTGATGTACGCGGGCCGCGTGGTGGAGCTCGCCGCCGCATCCGAGATCTATCGCTCGCCGTTGCATCCCTACACGAAGGGGCTGCGCGACTCGTTCCCGCCCCTGCACGCCACGGCCACCCGACTGGAGGGGATCCCCGGCACGCCCCCGGATCTGCGGGCACTGCCCGCCGGATGCTCCTTCGCCCCCCGGTGTCCGCACGCGTTCGACCGGTGTGTGCGCGAACTGCCGCTGCCCGTCACCCGCGGCGACCGCGAGGTCGCCTGTCACCTGCACGACGAGGAGGTCCCCGTATGA
- a CDS encoding ABC transporter ATP-binding protein, whose amino-acid sequence MSDAVLEAIDVSKHFTVTGAVGRSATVRAVEGASIRLVPGRVTAVVGESGSGKTTLARMLARFYEPTSGEILLDGRPVATGRNVDKAYRKAVQLIFQDPFGSLNPLHRVRHNLDRALRLHQSATTRGEREQQMIDLLERVSLSPARDFLDKFPHELSGGQRQRVVIARALAVKPRVLLGDEPISMLDVSIRLEMLNLLNRLCREDGLAMLYITHDIASARYLCDDIVVMYAGQMVEAGPKDEVISRPQHPYTKLLVESSPDPHRATNLGRDELFGTADDLGEPPSLIEPPEGCRFHPRCPFAMERCRTETPPRTVQPDGHWADCWLHQVGRSDLIADTAMTAPSPLTPTEEPA is encoded by the coding sequence ATGAGCGACGCGGTTCTGGAGGCGATCGATGTCTCCAAGCACTTCACGGTGACCGGCGCCGTGGGTCGCTCCGCGACCGTGCGCGCCGTCGAAGGGGCGAGCATCCGCCTCGTCCCGGGGCGTGTCACGGCGGTGGTGGGGGAGAGCGGCAGCGGCAAGACCACGCTCGCCCGGATGCTCGCCCGCTTCTACGAGCCGACCTCGGGCGAGATCCTGCTCGACGGGCGGCCCGTGGCGACCGGGCGGAACGTGGACAAGGCCTACCGCAAGGCCGTACAGCTGATCTTCCAGGACCCCTTCGGCTCGCTCAACCCGCTCCATCGCGTGCGGCACAACCTCGACCGCGCGCTCCGGCTGCATCAGAGTGCGACCACGCGCGGCGAGCGCGAGCAGCAGATGATCGATCTCCTCGAACGGGTGAGCCTCAGCCCCGCCCGCGATTTCCTGGACAAGTTCCCGCACGAGCTCTCCGGCGGACAGCGCCAGCGCGTCGTGATCGCGCGGGCGCTGGCCGTGAAGCCGCGCGTGCTGCTGGGCGACGAGCCGATCTCGATGCTCGACGTGTCGATCCGGCTCGAGATGCTCAACCTGCTGAACCGCCTGTGCCGCGAGGACGGCCTCGCGATGCTCTACATCACGCACGACATCGCGAGCGCCCGTTACCTGTGCGACGACATCGTCGTCATGTACGCCGGACAGATGGTCGAGGCGGGGCCCAAGGACGAGGTCATCTCGCGTCCCCAGCATCCGTACACGAAGCTGCTCGTCGAGTCCTCTCCCGACCCCCACCGTGCCACGAACCTCGGCCGTGACGAGCTGTTCGGGACCGCCGACGACCTCGGCGAGCCGCCCAGTCTGATCGAGCCGCCGGAGGGATGCCGCTTTCATCCGCGCTGCCCGTTCGCGATGGAGCGCTGTCGCACCGAGACGCCCCCGCGCACGGTGCAGCCGGACGGCCACTGGGCCGACTGCTGGCTGCACCAGGTCGGTCGCTCCGACCTCATCGCCGACACCGCGATGACCGCCCCCAGCCCCCTGACGCCCACGGAGGAACCCGCATGA
- a CDS encoding LacI family DNA-binding transcriptional regulator, giving the protein MTDQSSLPPRGRVARQADVARLAGVSQSAVSRVISGDASSSRIPEETRRRVQDAIAQLGYVPNPVARNLRGKRTQLLGVHTFEPLFPHARESFYFEFLLGIEERAEESGHDLVLFSSTGDGSGTRRIYRAETNRLTIADGSILLGMSPDRAELARLWQDGYPFVHIGRRDVPGAPFPCIVPDYWSAAAEIVERLHANGHRSIAYVRDSIGGEPYDDRRAGYREAVEHLKLRDDSPGYTDEVSGLPDVVVDALATGRATAAVVESERIADTLRARLAERNVSIPVDVSVAVLEDTAATGAGWSDLRIPRKEIGRIAVDRLIAMVEDPTAPRESVLVRCELVAGSTVAEARTERDV; this is encoded by the coding sequence ATGACCGATCAATCCTCGCTCCCCCCTCGCGGGCGCGTCGCGCGTCAGGCCGATGTCGCGCGCCTGGCGGGGGTCTCGCAGTCCGCTGTCTCCCGGGTGATCAGCGGCGACGCGTCGTCGTCCCGGATTCCTGAGGAGACGCGGCGCCGCGTGCAGGATGCGATCGCACAGTTGGGATACGTGCCCAATCCGGTGGCGCGCAACCTCCGTGGCAAGCGCACCCAGCTGCTCGGCGTGCACACCTTCGAGCCGTTGTTCCCCCACGCGCGCGAGTCGTTCTACTTCGAGTTCCTCCTCGGAATCGAGGAGCGCGCAGAGGAGAGCGGGCACGACCTCGTCCTCTTCAGCTCCACGGGCGACGGCTCCGGCACGCGTCGCATCTACCGCGCCGAGACCAACCGCCTGACCATCGCAGACGGCAGCATCCTGCTCGGCATGAGCCCGGACCGCGCGGAACTCGCCAGGCTCTGGCAGGACGGATATCCCTTCGTCCACATCGGACGTCGCGACGTGCCAGGAGCCCCCTTCCCCTGCATCGTGCCCGACTACTGGAGCGCCGCCGCGGAGATCGTCGAGCGCTTGCACGCGAACGGTCACCGCAGCATCGCGTACGTGAGGGACTCCATCGGTGGCGAGCCCTACGACGACCGGCGTGCCGGGTATCGGGAAGCCGTCGAGCACCTGAAGCTCCGCGACGACTCCCCGGGGTACACCGACGAGGTGTCCGGGCTCCCCGACGTCGTCGTCGACGCGCTCGCGACCGGCCGGGCGACCGCCGCCGTCGTCGAGTCCGAGCGGATCGCCGACACGCTGCGCGCACGTCTCGCAGAGCGGAACGTGTCCATCCCGGTCGACGTGTCGGTCGCTGTGCTCGAGGACACCGCGGCGACCGGCGCGGGCTGGAGCGATCTGCGCATCCCGCGGAAGGAGATCGGCCGCATCGCCGTGGACAGGCTCATCGCCATGGTCGAGGATCCGACCGCCCCCAGGGAGAGCGTCTTGGTGCGGTGCGAGCTGGTCGCGGGCAGCACGGTCGCCGAGGCGCGGACGGAGCGTGACGTATGA
- a CDS encoding FAD-dependent oxidoreductase, with protein sequence MSRTDADLLIIGGGCGGIAAALTALRLGLRVLLTEETDWLGGQLTAQAVPPDENAWIEGPHASPGYTDFRQRVRAYYRRNYPLTPKAAGDPLLDPGLGIVSRLCHEPRVAAAVIEEMVAPWLASGRLRVLFEHRPVAVETAGDRVRSVTVRAADGAEKELRAPIVVDATELGELIELAGVEHVIGAEGRDDTGELHAPETADPMDQQAISWCFALEHRPGEDHIGDKPARYDHWRTHVDPFWPGPQLSWVDVEPIGLRVRTRPIFQLHPTPDVPFDLWRFRRVVAAENFRDGTIDSDVSLVNWPQIDYWEAPLLGVGAQQRERALAASRELSASFLYWMQTEAPREDGGHGYPGLRLRGDVTGTADGYAKAPYIREARRALTEFRVVEQHVGVEARGAGAGSELFADSVGLGHYRIDLHPSTAGRTYVDIESYPFQIPLGALLPVRVDNLLPAGKNIGTTHITNGCYRLHPVEWAIGEAVGALAAFSLREARPPRAVRADRRLLEDYQRLLGDTLGIGLRWPEEVRTHHWKPRPASQDAVVSTG encoded by the coding sequence ATGAGCAGGACGGATGCGGATCTTCTCATCATCGGCGGCGGATGCGGCGGCATCGCCGCGGCGCTGACGGCACTGCGGCTCGGGCTTCGCGTGCTGCTCACCGAGGAGACGGACTGGCTCGGCGGGCAGCTCACGGCTCAAGCCGTGCCGCCCGACGAGAACGCGTGGATCGAGGGGCCGCACGCCTCGCCCGGGTACACCGATTTCCGGCAGCGGGTGCGTGCGTACTATCGCCGCAACTACCCGCTGACGCCGAAGGCCGCGGGGGACCCGCTGCTGGACCCGGGATTGGGGATCGTCAGCCGCCTCTGTCACGAGCCACGGGTCGCGGCGGCGGTGATCGAGGAGATGGTCGCGCCGTGGCTGGCCTCCGGGCGGCTGCGCGTGCTGTTCGAGCATCGGCCCGTCGCCGTCGAGACGGCGGGCGACCGCGTCCGCTCGGTCACGGTGCGCGCCGCCGACGGCGCGGAGAAGGAACTGCGGGCGCCGATCGTCGTCGATGCCACGGAGCTGGGCGAGCTCATCGAGCTCGCCGGCGTCGAACACGTCATCGGAGCGGAAGGGCGTGACGACACGGGTGAGCTGCACGCGCCCGAGACCGCTGACCCGATGGACCAGCAGGCGATCTCATGGTGCTTCGCCCTCGAACACCGTCCGGGGGAGGACCACATCGGGGACAAGCCCGCTCGCTACGACCACTGGCGCACGCACGTGGATCCGTTCTGGCCGGGGCCGCAGCTGTCGTGGGTGGACGTCGAGCCGATCGGGTTGCGCGTCCGCACGCGCCCGATCTTCCAGCTGCATCCGACTCCCGACGTGCCCTTCGACCTGTGGCGCTTCCGTCGGGTGGTGGCGGCGGAGAACTTCCGCGACGGCACGATCGATTCCGACGTCTCGCTCGTGAACTGGCCGCAGATCGACTACTGGGAGGCCCCGCTGCTGGGCGTCGGTGCGCAACAGCGTGAGCGGGCGCTGGCCGCCAGCCGCGAGTTGTCCGCGTCGTTCCTGTACTGGATGCAGACCGAGGCGCCGCGCGAGGACGGCGGTCACGGCTACCCCGGGCTACGACTGCGTGGTGACGTGACGGGAACCGCCGACGGCTATGCGAAGGCGCCGTACATCCGTGAGGCGCGACGGGCGCTCACCGAGTTCCGCGTCGTGGAACAGCACGTGGGCGTCGAGGCGCGCGGCGCGGGTGCCGGCAGCGAGCTGTTCGCCGACAGTGTCGGCCTCGGCCACTACCGGATCGATCTGCACCCGAGCACCGCGGGACGCACCTACGTCGACATCGAGTCGTACCCGTTCCAGATCCCGCTGGGCGCGCTGCTTCCGGTGCGGGTCGACAACCTCCTGCCCGCGGGCAAGAACATCGGCACCACCCACATCACGAACGGGTGCTACCGGCTGCACCCCGTGGAGTGGGCGATCGGTGAGGCCGTGGGCGCACTAGCCGCGTTCAGTCTGCGAGAGGCCCGGCCGCCGCGGGCGGTCCGCGCCGACCGGCGACTGCTCGAGGACTACCAGCGTCTGCTCGGCGACACGCTCGGTATCGGTCTGCGTTGGCCCGAAGAGGTGCGCACGCATCACTGGAAGCCCCGGCCCGCGTCGCAGGATGCGGTCGTGTCGACCGGTTGA
- a CDS encoding glycoside hydrolase family 5 protein has translation MHRSSSRARRRWPVAVASALAAVALSVPLAAHAAAGPDSAAASPAVAALPALQVDGNRIVDANGQDVALRGVSVLAPEQNDLCEYCNARPTSELIDVAVDWNARVIRLPVTEIGATTDLAAYDAEYIAPYVAQAVERGVYIIIDLHLVRNYGDAAGAVPRSTVERFWDYIAPVYGSNPNVVFEVFNEPISPASWNTWKDYIQPVVDGIRAEAPDTLLLMGSPQWSTMLNGALTNPIVDDNTAYVYHLYPNQGAPTTALLDQKFGTAAQTLPVVVSEFGWNPPGEFSDSITAGTTTNWGVPFRTYMDARPWIGWQAWILDNFWKPQMFDYDWNILAGEHQGQFVKDWLAGAPNTSPCADHDAIGASVQVSSQNSASTPGTKLVDGDCSDAGRWLSAVGDATPTATFTFAQPLDVASVGVYSGYGTSTGTVLVDFSIQAHTAAGWQTVASVTGNTQGAREIAVGVAGVDQLRLVVTNPSASTTEAKIARVHEIAVHIG, from the coding sequence ATGCACCGATCCTCCTCACGCGCACGTCGGCGCTGGCCGGTGGCGGTCGCCTCCGCGCTCGCCGCCGTCGCGCTGTCCGTGCCTCTCGCGGCACACGCCGCAGCGGGGCCGGACAGCGCAGCGGCGAGTCCTGCGGTCGCCGCTCTGCCGGCCCTGCAGGTCGACGGCAATCGCATCGTCGACGCGAACGGCCAGGACGTCGCCCTGCGCGGAGTCTCCGTGCTCGCCCCCGAACAGAACGACCTGTGCGAGTACTGCAATGCGCGGCCCACATCCGAGCTGATCGACGTGGCCGTGGATTGGAACGCGCGGGTCATCCGCCTTCCGGTCACCGAGATCGGCGCGACGACGGATCTCGCCGCCTACGACGCCGAGTACATCGCCCCGTACGTCGCTCAAGCGGTCGAGCGCGGCGTCTACATCATCATCGATCTGCATCTCGTGCGGAACTACGGGGACGCGGCCGGCGCCGTGCCGCGCTCGACGGTCGAACGGTTCTGGGACTACATCGCGCCCGTCTACGGCTCGAACCCGAATGTCGTGTTCGAGGTGTTCAACGAGCCGATCTCGCCGGCGAGCTGGAACACCTGGAAGGACTACATCCAGCCGGTCGTCGACGGGATCCGCGCTGAGGCGCCGGACACCCTCCTGCTGATGGGCTCCCCGCAGTGGAGCACGATGCTCAATGGTGCGTTGACCAATCCCATCGTCGACGACAACACGGCCTACGTGTACCACCTGTACCCGAATCAGGGGGCGCCGACGACCGCACTCCTGGACCAGAAGTTCGGTACGGCAGCCCAGACGTTGCCGGTCGTGGTCAGCGAGTTCGGCTGGAACCCGCCGGGGGAGTTCTCGGACTCGATCACCGCGGGAACGACCACGAACTGGGGCGTGCCCTTCCGGACGTACATGGACGCACGACCCTGGATCGGGTGGCAGGCGTGGATCCTCGACAACTTCTGGAAGCCGCAGATGTTCGATTACGACTGGAACATCCTCGCCGGTGAGCACCAGGGGCAGTTCGTGAAGGACTGGCTCGCAGGCGCCCCGAACACGTCGCCCTGCGCGGACCACGATGCGATCGGCGCGAGCGTGCAGGTGTCTTCGCAGAACAGTGCGTCCACACCCGGCACGAAGCTGGTCGACGGCGACTGCTCGGACGCGGGCCGCTGGCTCTCCGCCGTCGGGGATGCGACACCGACGGCAACGTTCACCTTCGCCCAGCCGCTCGATGTGGCCTCCGTGGGGGTCTACAGCGGCTACGGCACCAGCACGGGCACGGTCCTGGTGGACTTCTCGATCCAGGCTCACACGGCTGCGGGGTGGCAGACGGTCGCGAGTGTCACCGGCAATACCCAAGGGGCGCGGGAGATCGCCGTCGGCGTCGCCGGCGTCGATCAGCTGAGGCTCGTCGTGACGAACCCCTCCGCGTCCACGACCGAGGCGAAGATCGCGCGCGTCCACGAGATCGCCGTGCACATCGGTTGA
- a CDS encoding MarR family winged helix-turn-helix transcriptional regulator, producing MSEKSSDEERTEAVRALEAQFSDLIGQFRRVISENAHRVSPGLLPGAYKVFTTIARHETVTQATLADHLLLDKGQLSRTVRELEALGLITRSPDPADGRSSLLSPTEYGLERLVAARAPQEGVLVRALESWDVSDIDNLRRLLQALMAGINPGTVS from the coding sequence ATGTCCGAGAAGTCGAGCGACGAGGAGCGCACCGAGGCCGTGCGTGCACTCGAGGCCCAGTTCAGCGACCTCATCGGACAGTTCCGACGCGTCATCAGTGAGAACGCGCATCGCGTCAGCCCGGGACTCCTCCCCGGCGCGTACAAGGTGTTCACGACCATTGCGCGCCACGAGACCGTGACGCAGGCGACGCTGGCGGATCACCTCCTGCTGGACAAGGGACAGCTCAGCCGGACGGTGCGCGAACTCGAGGCCCTCGGTCTCATCACGCGCTCCCCGGACCCTGCCGACGGTCGCTCCAGCCTGCTCTCGCCCACCGAGTACGGGCTCGAGCGGCTCGTGGCCGCACGCGCTCCGCAGGAGGGCGTGCTCGTACGCGCGCTGGAGAGCTGGGATGTCTCGGACATCGACAACCTGCGCCGCCTGCTCCAAGCGCTCATGGCCGGCATCAACCCCGGCACGGTCTCCTGA